Proteins found in one Oscillatoria sp. FACHB-1407 genomic segment:
- a CDS encoding hybrid sensor histidine kinase/response regulator: MLGPATDALSDRWQVEAVTNGAIALNMIQQQLPDLVLTDVMMPEMDGFQLLSALRANLITQSIPIILLSARAGEEATVEGLEAGADDYLIKPFSARELIVRVETQLQMSRLRQELSANRFKNEFLMPVTHELQSPLARILGRARFLQTKYLEPDAMTRALATIERNATIEANLIKNLLDMASILSGKLRLKSQIVDLASLVRNVVTTFRETAEAKNIQLIKTISDQMPSNVVTDGDRLRQVIANLLEKAIKFTSAGGGVTVQLQVMGMGNGEWGVGKHQATPYSLIPNLLPMFKSG; encoded by the coding sequence ATGCTGGGTCCTGCCACAGATGCGTTAAGCGATCGCTGGCAGGTAGAGGCGGTTACGAATGGGGCGATCGCCCTCAATATGATCCAACAACAGCTTCCCGATCTGGTGCTGACGGATGTGATGATGCCAGAGATGGATGGTTTCCAACTATTGAGTGCATTGCGGGCAAACCTCATTACCCAAAGTATTCCGATTATTCTCCTCTCAGCACGAGCAGGCGAAGAAGCAACGGTGGAAGGACTGGAAGCGGGAGCCGATGATTACCTGATTAAACCCTTCTCTGCTCGTGAACTCATCGTGCGGGTAGAAACACAACTGCAAATGTCTCGCCTTCGCCAGGAGCTATCCGCCAACCGTTTCAAGAATGAGTTTCTCATGCCCGTTACCCATGAACTGCAATCTCCCCTGGCAAGGATTCTCGGCCGGGCACGATTTCTCCAAACCAAATATCTTGAACCTGATGCAATGACCCGAGCACTTGCTACGATCGAGCGCAATGCCACGATTGAGGCAAACCTGATCAAGAATTTGCTGGACATGGCAAGCATTCTCTCTGGAAAGCTGCGCCTGAAGTCTCAAATTGTTGATCTGGCTTCTCTGGTTCGGAACGTAGTAACAACCTTTCGAGAAACGGCTGAGGCAAAGAATATTCAACTGATAAAAACGATATCTGACCAGATGCCGAGCAATGTGGTTACCGATGGCGATCGCCTCAGACAAGTGATTGCTAACTTATTAGAAAAGGCCATCAAATTTACATCCGCAGGGGGAGGGGTTACGGTACAGCTACAAGTAATGGGAATGGGGAATGGGGAATGGGGAGTAGGGAAGCACCAAGCTACTCCTTACTCCCTAATCCCTAATCTCCTACCTATGTTCAAATCAGGGTGA
- a CDS encoding ATP-binding protein, translated as MSDTGIGIRPDFLPSVFDRFTQAEVPSRHTPGGVGLGLAIARYPVELHHGTIEVASEGEGQGTTLTVRLPLRLDNS; from the coding sequence GTGAGCGATACGGGGATTGGCATTCGTCCTGATTTTCTGCCCTCTGTGTTTGATCGCTTCACCCAGGCAGAAGTGCCCAGTCGCCATACACCCGGAGGAGTTGGATTGGGGCTGGCGATCGCTCGTTACCCGGTTGAATTACACCACGGTACGATCGAAGTAGCCAGTGAGGGAGAAGGACAGGGCACAACTTTGACTGTCCGTTTGCCGTTACGACTGGATAATTCGTAA
- a CDS encoding PAS domain S-box protein, with protein MQRSNPETVTLNDILITEELSRRAPRSPNWQAEAEAMRSLAQQMARDSQSLMQTLADTALKLCEAGTAGVSLLETTPDGEEIFRWAVLAGTLAHHVGETIPRNFSPCGVCLDQGSPVLFSHPERYFTSFQEANTPIVEGLVLPLIADNHVFGTIWIMSHDEGRQFDAEAVRVMTSLADFTTAALLLQQRQTADVLATNAALETETVERQQVEDQTHALIANLPGGAAFVVDRDLRYLLAEGEALAIAGFKSDDFVGRTIFEALPPELATNYEPMYRKALVGEPFEDEHQSHGHTYISRGTPLRAENGEIYAVLVVSYDISERKRVEDERKQTEVALRESEARLQAIANLVPDLLWDSEPDGSTNWYNQRWMEYTGQTFEQAIGWGWIDAIHPDDREGSARRYREVVEQGMPLQQEHRIRRHDGVYRWFVVKASPLKDESGKVIKMYGAATDIHERRVALEALRESEARFRTLADTAPALIWHNDAQGNNLFLNQYFLDFTGKSVEEIRGEGWHELVHPEDAAAYIADYLAAVREQRSWHNRNRIRRHDGVWRWHDNYAQPLFGGDGVYLGHVGVTIDNTDAIEAEINLRESEAKYRSLFESIDEGFCIIERVTVEPLDFRYLAANSAFVAQSGIPDVVGKTIRQVVPSEPEEWFEIYDHVLRTHEPIRFERELVTVGRELELYAFPVTDHSDNQLAVIFKDITERKCHEANLAFLAEISQDLVHLTNIDETMDAIGAKIGEHFNVARVIFSEISGDQRTGCVSHEWHQPDLPDMKGTYAIKDYFSPEFELLHCAGEIAVVHDTATDERVDGDRYAALGVGAFVGVPLIRQDKWRFYFSLLDSKPHDWRNNEIELLRELTTRIWTRLERARAEVALRQSEAKYRSLFDSIDEGFAIAEVIYDSAGQPVDLLYLEANPAASRLTGVPDYTGRRLSEFSPDFKSYWVELYDRVAKSGVSERTEQYAAPLNRWYDFYVFRVEAAEPSGSCQVAVVFQDITERKLHERQQKFLLQLSDALRPIADPIAIQETTSRMAAEHLDIGRVAYCEIRYEPDIVVIVEHDWPRRGMPLIAAGRYRMSDFGSFLAEEFAAGRPAIVADVATDPRIPPTDRENWSVFEITASCGLPVIKEGRFVAYLVAQDNQPHDWTDREIELLRELSERTWAAVERARAEAALRESEQRLSVIFAQAAVGLSEISLDGHFEQVNDALCRMLGRSRQELLAATVPQVTHPEDISKSLDALAQLLETGESISLDKRYLRSDDTVFWANSILTRLDDEHGQPRHILAVTVDLSDRKQAEANQMQLIREQSAREEERQRAESLAELNRAKTAFFSNVSHEFRTPLTLSLAPLQDALSDRTHPLDPVHRERLELVHHNSLRLLKLVNTLLDFSRIEAGRMEAVYEPTDLATYTAELASVFRSAIERAGLQLVIDCPPLPEPVFVDREMWEKIVLNLLSNAFKFTFEGEIRVELRMKNKECRMKTNQNSEFSIPTSQFPYVQLTISDTGAGIAPEHLPHLFERFYQVRGTQARTHEGSGIGLALVNELVQLQGGTIEVSSTVGEGTYFTVSLLLGTDHLPSERLRRDGTGHLQDEGAPRSGSVPGRQPVRTLASTAMRATTYVEEAERWLPAEGNREWGMGNGEEVSTPPPSSLLPPPPLAHVLVVDDNADMREYLTRILSEHVPVEAVADGATALAVAQERVPDLILSDVMMPGLDGFELLETLRADPLTRDIPIILLSARAGEEAIVEGLEAGADDYLIKPFSAQELVSRVTAHLQMAQLRGEALQEARSTLRSRDEFISVISHELNTPLVSILGWTRMLRSSPSNPVMLNKALDTIERNATLQGKLVQDLLDLSRISAGKLHLNPQPIELKPVIETAIATVAQPAADKGINLIWQDAVTEPIVVKGDSDRLQQVICNLLTNAIKFTPEAGSVRVELSVEEGGVREYEGEISPNSLLSHSPTLPYAQITITDTGIGIAANFLPYVFERFRQAQGAHSTKGLGLGLAIAHHIVELHNGTIHADSAGEGRGATFTVRLPLLQDGES; from the coding sequence ATGCAACGCTCAAATCCTGAAACCGTCACCCTAAACGACATTTTGATTACGGAGGAGCTATCGCGACGTGCTCCTCGCTCCCCAAACTGGCAGGCGGAAGCCGAGGCAATGCGATCGCTGGCTCAGCAGATGGCGCGAGATTCACAAAGCCTGATGCAAACGCTGGCAGACACGGCACTGAAATTATGTGAGGCAGGAACAGCAGGCGTGAGTTTGCTGGAAACCACACCGGACGGAGAAGAAATCTTCCGCTGGGCTGTGTTAGCTGGAACCTTGGCGCACCACGTTGGAGAAACGATACCCCGCAACTTTAGCCCCTGTGGCGTGTGTCTTGACCAGGGTTCTCCCGTTCTCTTCTCCCATCCTGAACGCTATTTCACCTCCTTTCAGGAAGCCAATACCCCAATCGTCGAAGGGTTAGTGTTGCCTCTGATTGCCGACAACCATGTCTTTGGCACGATCTGGATCATGTCCCACGATGAGGGGCGGCAGTTTGATGCAGAAGCTGTGCGAGTGATGACGAGTCTGGCAGACTTTACCACCGCCGCGTTGCTGTTGCAGCAGCGTCAAACCGCAGACGTGCTGGCTACCAATGCGGCGTTAGAGACAGAAACTGTAGAACGTCAACAGGTAGAAGATCAAACTCACGCTTTGATCGCCAATCTTCCGGGTGGAGCCGCGTTTGTGGTCGATCGCGATTTGCGCTATTTGCTGGCGGAAGGAGAAGCACTGGCGATCGCCGGATTCAAATCGGACGATTTCGTTGGGCGCACAATTTTTGAAGCGTTGCCGCCCGAATTAGCCACAAATTACGAACCGATGTACCGTAAAGCATTGGTGGGTGAGCCATTTGAGGATGAGCATCAATCACACGGTCACACTTACATCTCACGCGGAACACCGCTTCGGGCTGAGAATGGAGAGATTTATGCAGTGCTGGTGGTTTCTTATGACATTAGCGAGCGCAAGCGCGTCGAAGACGAACGCAAACAAACTGAAGTAGCTCTGCGCGAATCGGAAGCCCGCTTGCAAGCGATCGCCAACCTTGTTCCCGATCTGCTGTGGGACAGTGAACCGGACGGCTCAACCAACTGGTACAACCAGCGATGGATGGAATACACGGGGCAGACCTTCGAGCAGGCGATCGGGTGGGGTTGGATCGATGCCATTCACCCGGACGATCGGGAAGGGTCAGCGCGGCGTTACCGGGAAGTCGTCGAACAGGGGATGCCGCTGCAACAGGAACACCGCATTCGGCGGCATGATGGAGTCTATCGCTGGTTTGTCGTCAAGGCTTCGCCGCTCAAGGATGAGAGTGGCAAGGTGATCAAGATGTACGGTGCGGCGACCGATATTCATGAGCGACGGGTCGCCCTGGAAGCATTGCGCGAGTCGGAAGCCAGGTTTCGCACCCTGGCGGACACGGCACCTGCGCTGATCTGGCATAACGACGCGCAAGGTAACAATCTTTTTCTTAACCAATATTTCCTCGACTTCACAGGTAAGAGTGTTGAAGAGATTCGCGGCGAGGGTTGGCATGAACTGGTTCATCCTGAGGATGCCGCCGCCTATATCGCCGATTATTTAGCGGCAGTGCGTGAGCAGCGATCGTGGCATAACCGCAACCGGATTCGGCGGCATGATGGGGTGTGGCGATGGCACGACAATTATGCCCAACCCCTCTTCGGTGGCGACGGCGTTTATCTGGGTCATGTGGGCGTGACGATTGATAATACGGATGCCATTGAAGCCGAAATCAACCTGCGCGAGTCAGAAGCCAAATATCGATCGCTGTTTGAGTCGATCGACGAAGGCTTCTGCATCATTGAGCGGGTGACGGTCGAGCCGTTGGATTTTCGTTATTTGGCAGCAAATTCGGCATTCGTGGCGCAATCGGGTATTCCAGATGTGGTTGGGAAAACCATTCGACAAGTCGTTCCCAGCGAACCGGAGGAATGGTTTGAGATTTATGACCACGTTCTCAGAACCCATGAGCCGATCAGATTCGAGCGCGAACTGGTTACTGTGGGGCGCGAGCTTGAACTCTACGCCTTTCCAGTCACCGATCATTCGGATAACCAGCTCGCAGTCATTTTCAAAGACATCACCGAGCGCAAGTGCCACGAAGCGAACCTTGCCTTTTTAGCCGAAATCAGTCAAGACCTGGTGCATCTGACGAACATCGACGAAACGATGGACGCGATCGGCGCAAAAATCGGCGAGCACTTCAACGTCGCCCGCGTCATTTTCTCCGAAATCAGCGGAGATCAGCGGACGGGGTGCGTCAGCCACGAATGGCATCAGCCAGATTTGCCAGATATGAAAGGCACTTACGCGATCAAAGACTATTTCTCGCCTGAATTTGAACTGCTCCACTGCGCTGGCGAAATTGCCGTTGTCCACGATACTGCGACGGACGAGCGGGTTGACGGCGATCGCTATGCTGCGCTGGGCGTCGGCGCGTTTGTCGGCGTGCCACTCATTCGTCAGGACAAGTGGCGTTTCTATTTCAGTCTGCTTGATTCTAAACCGCATGACTGGCGCAACAACGAAATTGAGTTGCTGCGGGAACTGACGACTCGGATCTGGACGCGACTGGAACGCGCCCGTGCCGAAGTTGCCCTGCGGCAGTCGGAAGCCAAATATCGATCGCTGTTCGACTCGATTGACGAAGGCTTTGCGATCGCCGAAGTGATTTACGACTCGGCAGGACAACCCGTTGACCTGCTTTATCTCGAAGCCAATCCTGCGGCTTCGCGCCTGACGGGTGTTCCCGATTACACGGGTCGGAGGCTCAGCGAGTTTTCGCCTGATTTCAAGTCGTATTGGGTGGAACTCTACGATCGCGTAGCCAAAAGTGGCGTGAGCGAACGAACCGAACAATATGCTGCGCCACTCAATCGCTGGTATGACTTTTACGTTTTCCGCGTCGAAGCGGCAGAGCCTAGCGGAAGCTGCCAGGTTGCTGTGGTTTTTCAGGACATCACCGAACGCAAACTGCACGAACGACAGCAGAAGTTTCTCTTACAACTCTCCGATGCACTGCGACCGATCGCAGACCCGATCGCCATTCAGGAGACTACCAGCCGCATGGCCGCCGAACATCTGGACATCGGTCGAGTTGCCTATTGCGAAATCCGTTACGAGCCGGACATCGTGGTGATCGTTGAGCATGATTGGCCGAGGCGAGGGATGCCCCTGATTGCAGCGGGACGATACCGAATGAGCGATTTTGGCAGCTTCCTGGCGGAGGAATTTGCCGCCGGTCGCCCTGCGATCGTCGCGGATGTCGCGACCGATCCCCGAATTCCACCAACCGATCGCGAAAACTGGAGTGTATTCGAAATAACAGCATCCTGCGGTCTTCCTGTGATCAAGGAAGGGCGATTTGTTGCCTACCTCGTTGCTCAAGACAATCAGCCTCACGATTGGACGGATCGGGAAATCGAGCTTTTGCGCGAACTGTCGGAACGCACCTGGGCGGCAGTTGAACGTGCCCGCGCTGAAGCTGCTTTACGGGAAAGTGAACAACGCCTATCCGTCATCTTCGCGCAAGCAGCCGTCGGGTTGTCCGAAATTTCCCTCGATGGACACTTTGAGCAGGTGAATGATGCTCTTTGCCGCATGTTGGGGCGATCGCGTCAGGAACTCCTCGCAGCAACCGTCCCTCAAGTCACGCACCCCGAAGATATTTCCAAGAGCTTAGACGCTTTAGCGCAACTGCTGGAAACCGGAGAATCCATTTCCCTCGACAAACGGTATCTCCGTTCCGATGATACGGTTTTCTGGGCAAACAGCATTTTGACCCGTCTAGACGATGAACACGGGCAACCCCGTCATATTTTGGCGGTTACCGTTGACCTGAGCGATCGCAAACAGGCTGAAGCCAACCAGATGCAACTCATTCGAGAACAATCCGCCCGTGAAGAGGAACGCCAACGCGCCGAATCTCTGGCAGAACTCAATCGCGCCAAAACCGCCTTCTTCAGCAACGTCAGCCATGAGTTTCGCACACCCCTGACGCTATCTTTGGCTCCACTGCAAGATGCCTTGAGCGATCGCACCCACCCCCTCGATCCGGTTCATCGAGAACGGTTAGAACTGGTTCACCATAACAGCCTCCGCTTATTGAAATTGGTCAACACTCTGCTCGACTTCTCCCGCATTGAAGCCGGACGAATGGAAGCGGTGTATGAACCGACGGATCTAGCTACATACACCGCAGAACTTGCCAGTGTATTCCGTTCGGCGATCGAACGAGCAGGTTTGCAGTTAGTTATCGATTGCCCACCGCTACCTGAACCCGTTTTTGTAGATCGGGAGATGTGGGAGAAGATTGTTCTAAATCTACTCTCTAACGCCTTTAAGTTCACCTTCGAGGGCGAAATCAGAGTGGAGTTGAGAATGAAGAATAAAGAATGCAGAATGAAGACAAATCAAAATTCTGAATTCTCCATTCCCACTTCTCAATTCCCCTACGTTCAACTCACAATTAGCGACACCGGAGCCGGAATTGCTCCTGAACACCTGCCTCATTTGTTTGAGCGGTTCTATCAAGTCCGAGGCACCCAGGCACGGACTCATGAAGGATCAGGAATCGGTCTTGCCCTGGTCAATGAACTCGTGCAATTACAGGGTGGCACGATTGAGGTCAGTAGCACCGTGGGAGAGGGTACTTACTTTACAGTCTCCCTTTTGCTGGGAACAGACCATCTACCGAGCGAACGTCTACGACGCGACGGAACCGGACACCTTCAAGATGAAGGCGCGCCGCGAAGCGGATCCGTTCCGGGTCGCCAACCCGTTCGCACCCTAGCCTCAACTGCAATGAGGGCTACCACTTATGTGGAAGAAGCTGAGCGATGGCTACCCGCAGAGGGGAATAGGGAATGGGGAATGGGGAATGGAGAAGAGGTTTCTACCCCTCCTCCCTCCTCCCTCCTCCCTCCTCCCCCTTTGGCTCATGTGCTTGTAGTCGATGACAATGCCGACATGCGGGAGTATTTGACCCGTATCCTCAGTGAACATGTCCCGGTGGAAGCTGTCGCAGATGGAGCAACGGCTCTGGCAGTGGCGCAAGAACGAGTCCCCGATCTCATCCTGAGCGATGTGATGATGCCTGGACTGGATGGGTTTGAATTGCTTGAGACGTTGCGAGCAGACCCACTCACCAGAGATATTCCCATCATTCTGCTCTCGGCTCGTGCCGGAGAAGAAGCGATCGTCGAAGGTCTGGAAGCCGGAGCCGATGATTACTTGATCAAACCCTTCTCCGCTCAAGAACTCGTCTCTCGTGTTACGGCTCACCTTCAAATGGCACAGCTACGTGGAGAAGCCCTTCAAGAAGCAAGAAGCACGCTTCGCAGTAGAGATGAATTCATCTCCGTCATTTCCCATGAACTGAATACTCCTCTGGTATCCATTCTCGGCTGGACACGCATGTTGCGAAGTAGTCCATCCAACCCGGTGATGCTGAACAAAGCGTTAGACACGATCGAGCGTAACGCTACTCTGCAAGGCAAGCTGGTACAAGATCTTTTGGATCTCTCCCGTATCAGTGCAGGCAAACTTCATCTCAATCCTCAACCCATTGAACTCAAGCCTGTGATTGAAACCGCGATCGCAACAGTAGCTCAACCCGCAGCCGATAAAGGAATCAACTTAATTTGGCAAGACGCTGTTACAGAACCTATTGTCGTAAAGGGAGATAGCGATCGCCTTCAACAGGTCATCTGCAATCTCCTGACCAACGCCATCAAATTTACGCCAGAAGCCGGCAGTGTTAGGGTTGAACTGTCAGTAGAAGAAGGGGGGGTGAGAGAGTATGAGGGTGAGATCTCGCCAAATTCCTTGCTCTCCCACTCCCCTACTCTCCCCTATGCTCAAATCACCATCACAGATACAGGCATTGGGATTGCGGCTAATTTTCTTCCCTATGTGTTTGAGCGATTCCGTCAAGCCCAAGGGGCACATTCAACAAAGGGACTGGGGTTAGGGTTGGCGATCGCCCATCACATTGTCGAACTCCACAACGGCACAATTCATGCTGACAGCGCAGGAGAAGGACGAGGAGCAACCTTTACAGTCAGATTACCGCTCTTACAGGACGGTGAGAGTTAA